In a genomic window of Hippoglossus stenolepis isolate QCI-W04-F060 chromosome 15, HSTE1.2, whole genome shotgun sequence:
- the LOC118122051 gene encoding C2 domain-containing protein 2 isoform X1, whose amino-acid sequence MSDLEGATSRFGFEDPLWLCMVTLFVASLVTLVAYFVQYFQQRAVGNKQRTGEGNAATEEEAAALLKWALSLKSWKSQWRGAWCGALNEESRKRGGAVLLTFEEDDLEASELTVSRVSSFKKSSRSQATCCSVVGEKLQFSLSAALSAMATADPRTYTVCIAPLELQLDLQMQEAEDEIKVSWGVSHLETGKLQVTPTFTQDNANTSSVAAIKEQLRQLLSVTRPSVLLSCRPAQASEIKEAQNKVVSPPKPPRAHDWKLLVKNIRVTLNQEEDAAGSMNPLCVLQLDDPPQKFNTSVLKNTTNPAWDQPFIFELNGRSKELIIQLMNDGQPQQNSFLGQVSVPFDLVKKHPKGQQTFALMTKDTVTGSLTTEFTYLEPSEVRSWHPPTPASNKRVEMDRTVMPCGTVVTTVTAVKSKPGRPLPLGLNMDPAQKAVINKPKLSERRVSEEVSMLGTTVSKALSSSDTELLMLNGTDPVAEAAIRQLHQSAKQKLKSPVKKSTIIISGIAKTPMSQDDELALMAGYAAAMDASMSESSSTQDVTVAIASGASSTPEVSEPQEGPSGIGRPPEDWESQTGEEINHSSLSMCVSEANCKKTRGSFLQKSAKLFFRRRHQRKDPGMSQSHNDLVYLESPAAVERASRTATLSRMLSRKSKNKSKTNGFTSVGEPHA is encoded by the exons ATGTCCGACTTGGAAGGCGCCACTTCACGTTTCGGTTTCGAGGACCCGCTGTGGCTGTGCATGGTCACGCTGTTCGTCGCCTCCCTGGTCACTCTGGTGGCGTATTTCGTCCAGTACTTCCAACAGAGGGCTGTGGGAAACAAGCAGAGGACAGGCGAGGGCAATGCGGCGACGGAGGAGGAAGCCGCCGCGCTGCTGAAATGGGCGCTGTCGCTGAAGAGCTGGAAGAGTCAATGGAGAGGAGCCTGGTGCGGGGCTCTGAACGAGGAGTCGAGGAAGCGTGGG GGTGCTGTTCTGTTGACATTTGAAGAGGATGATCTTGAAGCGTCAGAGCTCACGGTCAGCCGTGTGTCTAGCTTCAAAAAGTCTTCCAGGAGCCAG GCCACTTGCTGCAGCGTTGTTGGGGAGAAGCTTCAGTTCTCTCTCAGTGCGGCATTGTCAGCCATGGCTACAGCAGATCCTCGTACATACACAGTGTGTATAGCTCCACTTGAGCTGCAG CTTGATCTGCAGATGCAGGAGGCTGAAGATGAGATCAAGGTGAGCTGGGGAGTGTCTCACCTGGAGACAGGGAAGCTGCAGGTGACCCCCACTTTCACCCAG gaCAATGCCAACACTTCTAGTGTAGCAGCCATAAAGGAGCAGCTGAGGCAGCTGTTATCGGTGACGCGCCCCTCTGTGTTGCTGAGCTGCAGGCCTGCTCAGGCCTCAGAGATCAAG GAAGCCCAGAACAAAGTGGTTTCGCCCCCAAAACCCCCCCGTGCCCACGACTGGAAGCTGCTGGTGAAAAACATCCGTGTGACGCTCAATCAGGAGGAAGATGCTGCAG gCAGCATGAATCCTCTGTGTGTACTGCAGTTAGATGATCCTCCACAGAAGTTTAACACGTCTGTTTTGAAGAACACAACCAATCCTGCCTGGGACCAGCCATTTATCTT TGAATTGAATGGACGATCAAAAGAGCTCATTATTCAGCTGATGAATGATGGACAACCTCAacaga attCCTTTCTAGGTCAGGTGTCAGTGCCTTTTGATCTTGTAAAAAAACATCCCAAAGGACAGCAAACATTTGCACTCATGACCAAAGACACGGTGACTGGATCACTGACTACTGAG TTTACCTACCTGGAGCCCAGCGAGGTGAGGTCCTGGCACCCTCCGACCCCGGCCTCTAATAAGAGGGTGGAGATGGACCGAACGGTCATGCCCTGTGGCACGGTGGTCACCACCGTCACCGCAGTGAAGAGCAAGCCAGGTCGACCACTCCCACTTGGACTCAACATGG ATCCTGCCCAGAAAGCTGTGATCAACAAGCCCAAGCTGTCTGAGCGGCGTGTTTCAGAGGAGGTGTCTATGTTGGGGACCACCGTCAGCAAGGCCCTGTCCTCGTCTGACACCGAGCTGCTGATGCTCAACGGCACAGACCCGGTGGCCGAGGCCGCCATCAGACAACTCCACCAGTCTGCCAAGCAGAAGCTCAAGTCCCCGGTGAAGAAGAGTACCATCATCATCTCTGGCATCGCCAAA ACGCCCATGTCCCAGGATGATGAGCTAGCTCTGATGGCGGGCTACGCTGCTGCGATGGATGCCTCGATGTCAGAGAGCAGCTCCACTCAGGATGTAACCGTGGCGATTGCATCAGGGGCCAGTAGCACTCCTGAGGTGTCGGAGCCCCAGGAGGGACCCAGTGGAATAGGCCGGCCCCCAGAGGACTGGGAGAGCCAGACAGGAGAGGAAATCAACCATAGCTCGctatccatgtgtgtgtctgaggccAACTGCAAGAAGACTAGAG GCAGTTTCCTACAGAAGAGTGCCAAGCTCTTTTTCCGGCGCCGTCACCAGCGCAAGGACCCGGGGATGAGCCAGTCCCACAATGACCTGGTCTACCTAGAGTCTCCGGCCGCAGTGGAGCGCGCCAGCCGAACAGCCACGCTTAGCCGCATGCTCAGCCGCAAGAGTAAGAACAAGAGCAAAACCAACGGCTTTACCTCCGTCGGGGAGCCACATGCGTGA
- the zbtb21 gene encoding zinc finger and BTB domain-containing protein 21, with amino-acid sequence MESLVHYSNPSHALSVFGVLNEQRLRGKMCDVVLVVADQRYQAHKCVLAASSEYFQSLFTRMDAESLKVVNLDFCEPDAFEMVLNYIYSSSLFVDKGSLAAIQELGYSLGIPFLTNILSARPHASYCVSRKRLSFSEGDENDVQTRSVIVCRVRNDTTHPSRSNYQRKTSERSLSPHSTREAAQPPSEHNSHESVRNSESIKRKSTDQREAAERKSTNPYSSILKGNSSHMTSVRPQLTSSVSFSDAEIQHVRMQSDIDPGTKEENKEQDQLYHTKVPFEGQAGEPSQTIDRSGPLIKSLLRRSLSMDSPVPVFSPTLELKELQNREQSVVKLASKVCGPETSAHNGNSKKASPLVLRSKYPSTCDEETQVEREVSVKAEPSSPLADPMDIIRITVGDSLPVNLKDLQTNYDQGSRIDFNPLGKRKERPDNRRYPFKKNKFFKERTLPPDENMSETVPQSVSSESNENSAELSHNKIFKCWNCLKVFRSSAGLHRHVNMYHNPEKPYACDICHKRFHTNFKVWTHCQTQHGVVQNPASSSSSSVLDEKFQKKLIDIVREREIKKALLWKLKRNKQGFQSPVLNKKRLRPSYICPYCGKVFVFQSQYRQHLRTHPTDKSDQDTASESILYQEQDEITQQKNTDTGVYSCRLCNMKLSSLFEQGDHERGCRHATVCPYCGLRFSSPTVKRDHEAHCKYKKLTCLECMRTFKSSFSIWRHQVEVHNHNMMTVKDQIHLKHEENSEEASEMLIEEHYSDEPLATGSSRENIGYSDSSGPYMYDSEDSSSYVPEDLSMGHHGELVVKEEPLEEAVSEMENTEAAKIGLEEPGVWPCEKCGNLFSSRKDLERHQELLCHIKPFICHICNKAFRTNFRLWSHFQSHMSTANEPGAKEFDRHPSPLSPSPPMTPQNLERHSPQATVLKSAQPPAPAAAEFAEESSSPEPCSSSASKTKRPELERQPSSHSPLSRSDSMENPGGTQESDTLFYHAPSLSALTFKRQYMCKLCHRTFKTAFSLWSHEQSHNHM; translated from the coding sequence aTGGAGAGCCTAGTGCATTACAGTAACCCCTCCCATGCCCTCTCAGTGTTTGGGGTTCTCAATGAGCAGCGACTACGGGGCAAGATGTGCGACGTAGTCCTGGTCGTGGCAGACCAGAGGTACCAGGCACATAAGTGTGTTCTGGCTGCCAGCAGTGAGTATTTCCAGTCCTTGTTCACACGGATGGATGCAGAGTCACTGAAAGTTGTAAACCTGGACTTCTGTGAGCCCGATGCCTTCGAGATGGTTCTGAATTACATTTACTCCTCCTCGCTCTTTGTGGACAAAGGCAGCCTTGCAGCCATTCAAGAGCTGGGCTACAGCCTTGGAATCCCTTTCCTCACCAACATTCTGTCAGCACGACCCCATGCATCGTACTGTGTGTCTAGAAAAAGGCTTTCGTTCTCTGAAGGGGATGAGAATGATGTCCAAACAAGGAGTGTCATTGTGTGCCGGGTGCGGAATGACACAACCCATCCCTCTCGCTCAAATTatcagaggaaaacatcagagagatcatTATCTCCCCACTCAACTCGGGAGGCTGCTCAGCCACCATCAGAACACAACTCGCACGAATCAGTCAGGAACTCTGAATCCATCAAAAGGAAATCAACTGATCAGAGGGAAGCTGCTGAGAGGAAGTCCACCAATCCTTACTCCTCCATATTAAAAGGGAATTCATCACACATGACATCTGTGAGGCCTCAGCTGACATCATCTGTGTCTTTCAGTGATGCTGAAATACAGCACGTAAGGATGCAGTCTGACATTGACCCAGGTACTAAAGAGGAGAATAAGGAGCAGGACCAGCTCTACCACACCAAAGTGCCCTTTGAGGGTCAGGCCGGTGAGCCAAGCCAGACCATTGACAGGAGCGGGCCACTCATAAAAAGCCTCCTCCGAAGATCATTATCCATGGACAGCCCCGTTCCAGTCTTCTCTCCCACGctggagctgaaggagctgcagaaTCGAGAACAGTCGGTTGTTAAATTGGCATCAAAAGTGTGTGGGCCAGAAACATCTGCTCATAATGGTAATTCCAAAAAAGCATCTCCTCTGGTTCTCAGGTCAAAGTACCCCAGCACGTGTGATGAAGAAACTCAGGTAGAAAGAGAGGTCAGTGTGAAAGCTGAGCCAAGCAGTCCACTCGCAGACCCCATGGACATAATCCGGATCACAGTGGGAGATTCTTTGCCAGTCAACCTTAAAGACTTGCAAACCAACTATGACCAAGGATCCAGGATAGACTTCAATCCTCTGGGGAAAAGGAAGGAGAGGCCAGACAACAGAAGATATCCTTTTAAGAAGAACAAATTTTTTAAAGAACGTACCCTCCCACCTGATGAGAACATGTCAGAAACAGTACCACAGAGTGTCAGCAGTGAATCTAATGAGAACAGTGCAGAGCTGTCTCACAACAAGATTTTCAAATGCTGGAACTGTCTGAAAGTTTTCAGGTCTAGTGCTGGACTACATCGTCATGTAAATATGTATCACAATCCCGAAAAGCCGTATGCTTGCGACATCTGCCACAAGCGCTTTCATACAAACTTCAAAGTGTGGACACACTGCCAAACTCAGCATGGTGTCGTACAAAACCCAGcctcgtcctccagctcctctgtaCTGGATGAGAAATTTCAAAAGAAGTTGATAGATATTGTgcgggagagagaaataaagaaagctTTGCTTTGGAAGCTAAAGAGGAATAAGCAGGGCTTCCAGTCTCCAGTACTTAACAAGAAGAGATTGAGGCCCAGCTACATATGTCCTTACTGTgggaaagtgtttgtgttccaGTCTCAGTACAGACAGCATTTAAGAACACATCCTACAGACAAATCTGACCAGGACACAGCAAGTGAGAGCATCCTCTACCAGGAACAGGATGAGATCACTCAGCAGAAGAACACAGACACTGGTGTTTACTCCTGTAGACTCTGTAATATGAAGCTGTCATCACTCTTTGAACAGGGCGATCATGAGAGGGGCTGTCGTCATGCAACTGTATGCCCGTACTGTGGCCTCCGATTCTCAAGTCCAACTGTCAAGAGGGACCACGAGGCTCACTGTAAGTACAAGAAACTGACGTGCCTGGAGTGTATGCGGACCTTCAAATCCTCCTTCAGCATATGGCGCCACCAGGTGGAGGTCCACAACCACAACATGATGACGGTGAAGGACCAGATTCACCTAAAGCACGAGGAGAACAGTGAAGAGGCGTCTGAAATGCTCATAGAGGAGCATTACAGTGATGAGCCTCTCGCAACTGGGAGCTCGAGAGAGAACATTGGTTATAGTGACTCCTCAGGGCCATACATGTATGATTCAGAAGACTCATCATCCTATGTGCCTGAGGACCTGAGCATGGGTCACCATGGCGAACTGGTGGTGAAGGAGGAGCCTTTAGAGGAGGCTGTGAGTGAGATGGAAAATACAGAAGCTGCCAAAATTGGGTTGGAGGAGCCTGGTGTGTGGCCATGTGAGAAATGCGGAAATCTTTTCAGCTCTCGCAAAGACCTGGAACGACACCAGGAGCTGCTATGCCACATCAAACCATTCATCTGTCACATCTGCAACAAAGCCTTCAGGACCAACTTCCGCCTTTGGAGCCACTTCCAGTCCCACATGTCCACTGCAAACGAACCTGGAGCCAAAGAGTTCGACAGACACCCCTCGCCcctgtctccctcccctcccatGACTCCTCAAAACCTGGAGCGCCACTCTCCGCAGGCCACCGTGCTGAAATCCGCGCAGCCGCCGGcgccagctgctgcagagtttgCCGAGGAGTCCAGCAGCCCAGAGccctgcagctcttcagcaAGCAAGACGAAGAGACCCGAACTAGAACGGCAACCCAGCAGCCACAGCCCTCTGTCAAGGTCAGACAGCATGGAGAATCCAGGTGGCACTCAGGAATCAGACACACTCTTTTACCACGCAccgtctctctctgccctgACGTTTAAGAGGCAGTACATGTGTAAACTCTGTCACAGGACCTTCAAGACGGCCTTTAGTCTCTGGAGCCATGAGCAGAGTCACAATCACATGTAG
- the LOC118122051 gene encoding C2 domain-containing protein 2 isoform X2: MSDLEGATSRFGFEDPLWLCMVTLFVASLVTLVAYFVQYFQQRAVGNKQRTGEGNAATEEEAAALLKWALSLKSWKSQWRGAWCGALNEESRKRGGAVLLTFEEDDLEASELTVSRVSSFKKSSRSQATCCSVVGEKLQFSLSAALSAMATADPRTYTVCIAPLELQLDLQMQEAEDEIKVSWGVSHLETGKLQVTPTFTQDNANTSSVAAIKEQLRQLLSVTRPSVLLSCRPAQASEIKEAQNKVVSPPKPPRAHDWKLLVKNIRVTLNQEEDAAGSMNPLCVLQLDDPPQKFNTSVLKNTTNPAWDQPFIFELNGRSKELIIQLMNDGQPQQNSFLGQVSVPFDLVKKHPKGQQTFALMTKDTVTGSLTTEFTYLEPSEVRSWHPPTPASNKRVEMDRTVMPCGTVVTTVTAVKSKPGRPLPLGLNMDPAQKAVINKPKLSERRVSEEVSMLGTTVSKALSSSDTELLMLNGTDPVAEAAIRQLHQSAKQKLKSPVKKSTIIISGIAKTPMSQDDELALMAGYAAAMDASMSESSSTQDVTVAIASGASSTPEVSEPQEGPSGIGRPPEDWESQTGEEINHSSLSMCVSEANCKKTREECSAKHTCVDEQFPTEECQALFPAPSPAQGPGDEPVPQ; the protein is encoded by the exons ATGTCCGACTTGGAAGGCGCCACTTCACGTTTCGGTTTCGAGGACCCGCTGTGGCTGTGCATGGTCACGCTGTTCGTCGCCTCCCTGGTCACTCTGGTGGCGTATTTCGTCCAGTACTTCCAACAGAGGGCTGTGGGAAACAAGCAGAGGACAGGCGAGGGCAATGCGGCGACGGAGGAGGAAGCCGCCGCGCTGCTGAAATGGGCGCTGTCGCTGAAGAGCTGGAAGAGTCAATGGAGAGGAGCCTGGTGCGGGGCTCTGAACGAGGAGTCGAGGAAGCGTGGG GGTGCTGTTCTGTTGACATTTGAAGAGGATGATCTTGAAGCGTCAGAGCTCACGGTCAGCCGTGTGTCTAGCTTCAAAAAGTCTTCCAGGAGCCAG GCCACTTGCTGCAGCGTTGTTGGGGAGAAGCTTCAGTTCTCTCTCAGTGCGGCATTGTCAGCCATGGCTACAGCAGATCCTCGTACATACACAGTGTGTATAGCTCCACTTGAGCTGCAG CTTGATCTGCAGATGCAGGAGGCTGAAGATGAGATCAAGGTGAGCTGGGGAGTGTCTCACCTGGAGACAGGGAAGCTGCAGGTGACCCCCACTTTCACCCAG gaCAATGCCAACACTTCTAGTGTAGCAGCCATAAAGGAGCAGCTGAGGCAGCTGTTATCGGTGACGCGCCCCTCTGTGTTGCTGAGCTGCAGGCCTGCTCAGGCCTCAGAGATCAAG GAAGCCCAGAACAAAGTGGTTTCGCCCCCAAAACCCCCCCGTGCCCACGACTGGAAGCTGCTGGTGAAAAACATCCGTGTGACGCTCAATCAGGAGGAAGATGCTGCAG gCAGCATGAATCCTCTGTGTGTACTGCAGTTAGATGATCCTCCACAGAAGTTTAACACGTCTGTTTTGAAGAACACAACCAATCCTGCCTGGGACCAGCCATTTATCTT TGAATTGAATGGACGATCAAAAGAGCTCATTATTCAGCTGATGAATGATGGACAACCTCAacaga attCCTTTCTAGGTCAGGTGTCAGTGCCTTTTGATCTTGTAAAAAAACATCCCAAAGGACAGCAAACATTTGCACTCATGACCAAAGACACGGTGACTGGATCACTGACTACTGAG TTTACCTACCTGGAGCCCAGCGAGGTGAGGTCCTGGCACCCTCCGACCCCGGCCTCTAATAAGAGGGTGGAGATGGACCGAACGGTCATGCCCTGTGGCACGGTGGTCACCACCGTCACCGCAGTGAAGAGCAAGCCAGGTCGACCACTCCCACTTGGACTCAACATGG ATCCTGCCCAGAAAGCTGTGATCAACAAGCCCAAGCTGTCTGAGCGGCGTGTTTCAGAGGAGGTGTCTATGTTGGGGACCACCGTCAGCAAGGCCCTGTCCTCGTCTGACACCGAGCTGCTGATGCTCAACGGCACAGACCCGGTGGCCGAGGCCGCCATCAGACAACTCCACCAGTCTGCCAAGCAGAAGCTCAAGTCCCCGGTGAAGAAGAGTACCATCATCATCTCTGGCATCGCCAAA ACGCCCATGTCCCAGGATGATGAGCTAGCTCTGATGGCGGGCTACGCTGCTGCGATGGATGCCTCGATGTCAGAGAGCAGCTCCACTCAGGATGTAACCGTGGCGATTGCATCAGGGGCCAGTAGCACTCCTGAGGTGTCGGAGCCCCAGGAGGGACCCAGTGGAATAGGCCGGCCCCCAGAGGACTGGGAGAGCCAGACAGGAGAGGAAATCAACCATAGCTCGctatccatgtgtgtgtctgaggccAACTGCAAGAAGACTAGAG AGGAATGCAGTGCTAAGCACACATGTGTGGATGA GCAGTTTCCTACAGAAGAGTGCCAAGCTCTTTTTCCGGCGCCGTCACCAGCGCAAGGACCCGGGGATGAGCCAGTCCCACAATGA
- the atg101 gene encoding autophagy-related protein 101 produces the protein MNCRSEVLEVTVESRQVEEAMLALLHTILMHRSTGKFHYKKEGTYSIGTVGTLDFDCDFIDFTFVRVSSEELDRVIRKAVSEFKDALSNSGSDGMGQISLEFYQKKKSRWPFSDECIPWEVWSIKVNVVNLANEQERQICREKVGEKLGEKVINVVEVINRHEYLPKMPTQSEVDNVFDTSLKDVQPYLYKITFQITDTLGTSVSTTMRRLIKDTLAL, from the exons ATGAACTGTCGCTCGGAGGTTCTGGAGGTGACAGTGGAGTCGAGGCAGGTGGAGGAAGCCATGCTGGCTCTGCTGCACACCATCTTAATGCACCGCAGCACCGGGAAATTTCACTACAAGAAGGAGGGCACCTACTCCATCGGAACAGTGGGCACACTTGACTTCGACTGTGACTTCATCGACTTCACCTTTGTCAGAGTGTCCTCAGAGGAGCTGGACAGGGTGATCAGGAAGGCTGTGTCTGAATTCAAG GATGCTTTGAGCAACTCTGGCAGCGACGGCATGGGGCAAATATCCCTCGAGTTCTACCAGAAGAAGAAATCTCGCTGGCCTTTTTCCGACGAGTGTATTCCCTGGGAGGTGTGGAGCATCAAGGTCAACGTTGTCAACCTCGCCAACGAGCAGGAGAGACAGATCTGCAGGGAGAAAGTGGGCGAGAAGCTGGGGGAGAAGGTGATCAACGTGGTTGAGGTCATAAATCGCCACGAGTACTTGCCAAAGATGCCCACCCAGTCTGAAGTGGACAATGTTTTTGACACCAGTCTCAAGGATGTTCAGCCGTACCTTTACAAAATCACATTTCAGATCACTGACACTCTGGGCACCTCCGTAAGCACCACGATGAGGAGGCTGATTAAAGACACCCTGGCCCTGTGA